In the genome of Terribacillus sp. FSL K6-0262, one region contains:
- a CDS encoding aminotransferase class I/II-fold pyridoxal phosphate-dependent enzyme gives MAKYQDLSNEALQQKYNALQDAYEAIASQQLQLDMSRGKPCTEQLDLSQPMLDILTSGSTVKTENGTDARNYGGLDGIPEAKAFFASILEVEPTKVIVGGNSSLTMMHDSIVQFLLHGVSEEATPWMKQGNVKFLCPSPGYDRHFTICEALGIEMIPVAMTPNGPDMDEVEKLAAADPQIKGIWCVPKYSNPDGFTYSDAVVDRLAGMQTAADDFRIFWDNAYIVHHLSDEPDELKNIMTAAADAGHPDRVMEFTSTSKVTFPGSGVAALASSERNIAFYKKNLSVQSIGPDKLNQMRHVAFLKDKDTLIAHMKKHAAIIAPKFQTVLSILQEKLGGKGIADWTNPNGGYFISLNTMEGCAKDVVELAKKAGVTLTGAGATYPYGKDPYDRNIRIAPTLPPTEELKKAIEVLCLCVEMVSIDRLLQK, from the coding sequence ATGGCTAAATATCAAGACCTTTCGAATGAAGCATTACAACAGAAATACAATGCGCTGCAGGATGCATACGAGGCAATTGCCAGTCAGCAGCTGCAGCTGGATATGTCACGCGGGAAGCCTTGCACCGAACAGCTTGACCTTTCCCAGCCGATGCTCGACATCCTGACATCAGGCAGCACAGTCAAAACCGAAAACGGAACAGACGCCCGGAACTATGGTGGTTTGGACGGGATTCCAGAAGCAAAGGCATTTTTCGCCTCCATTTTGGAAGTTGAACCGACCAAAGTGATCGTAGGCGGGAACAGCAGTCTGACAATGATGCATGATTCAATCGTTCAATTTTTGCTGCATGGTGTTTCCGAGGAAGCAACTCCATGGATGAAACAAGGGAATGTGAAGTTCCTCTGCCCTAGCCCTGGCTATGATCGCCATTTCACAATTTGTGAGGCATTAGGAATTGAAATGATTCCAGTAGCAATGACGCCAAATGGCCCCGATATGGATGAGGTGGAGAAGCTGGCAGCTGCCGACCCGCAAATCAAAGGTATCTGGTGCGTACCTAAATACAGCAATCCGGATGGTTTCACCTATTCCGATGCCGTGGTCGATCGACTTGCCGGAATGCAGACAGCCGCGGATGATTTCCGGATATTCTGGGATAATGCATATATCGTCCATCATCTCTCGGACGAACCAGATGAATTGAAGAACATCATGACCGCAGCAGCAGATGCAGGGCATCCGGACCGTGTCATGGAATTCACTTCTACATCAAAGGTGACCTTCCCAGGCTCGGGTGTGGCAGCCTTAGCTTCCAGCGAGAGAAATATTGCGTTTTATAAGAAGAATCTTTCCGTTCAATCCATTGGTCCCGATAAACTGAATCAAATGCGCCATGTCGCATTTTTGAAGGATAAGGACACACTTATCGCCCATATGAAAAAGCATGCAGCAATCATCGCCCCCAAATTCCAAACTGTCCTGTCGATCCTGCAGGAGAAGCTGGGCGGAAAAGGGATTGCTGATTGGACCAATCCCAATGGCGGCTATTTCATCAGCTTGAACACGATGGAAGGATGCGCCAAGGATGTCGTGGAGCTTGCCAAGAAAGCCGGTGTGACATTGACTGGTGCAGGTGCAACCTACCCGTACGGTAAAGATCCATACGACCGTAATATACGCATCGCGCCAACACTGCCGCCGACTGAAGAACTGAAAAAAGCTATCGAAGTGCTATGCTTGTGCGTAGAAATGGTAAGCATCGATCGTCTGCTGCAAAAATAA
- a CDS encoding GNAT family N-acetyltransferase yields MTQLNEIKALQQAVEKYDGIELKLNWDMLENRSDAEQTDFMAYDSGRLVGFLGLYSFGSKIEVCGMVHPNYRRKGIFSGLFRESIPAMGKAVKILLNVPADSVSGKAWLETVNCTFEESEYMMKWDGEALPDSGGSVRLRPSLPEDIGMKVQLDIVCFDFKAEEALAYNGRLEKDGFQKEFYMIEAEGKTVGKMRIHRDGEGSGIYGFAVLPEFQGKGYGRKALQEAVRVETSLGQRVYLDVQPENEKALSLYTSIGFIKESQQDYYLYSN; encoded by the coding sequence GTGACACAATTAAATGAAATTAAAGCGCTTCAGCAAGCGGTGGAGAAGTATGATGGAATCGAGCTCAAACTGAATTGGGACATGCTTGAGAACAGGAGTGATGCCGAGCAGACAGATTTCATGGCATATGACTCTGGCAGGCTTGTTGGTTTTCTAGGTTTATACAGCTTCGGGAGTAAAATCGAGGTATGCGGTATGGTGCATCCGAATTACCGGAGGAAGGGTATATTCAGTGGGCTTTTCCGGGAAAGCATTCCTGCAATGGGGAAGGCTGTGAAAATATTACTGAATGTGCCGGCTGACAGTGTATCAGGCAAGGCATGGTTGGAAACAGTGAATTGTACTTTTGAAGAATCGGAATACATGATGAAGTGGGATGGAGAAGCATTACCTGATTCCGGTGGATCGGTCCGTTTGCGACCTTCCCTTCCAGAGGATATCGGAATGAAGGTTCAATTGGATATCGTCTGTTTCGATTTCAAAGCGGAAGAAGCACTCGCTTATAATGGCCGCTTGGAGAAGGATGGTTTTCAGAAGGAGTTTTATATGATCGAGGCTGAGGGGAAGACAGTAGGGAAGATGAGAATCCATCGAGACGGAGAGGGAAGCGGGATATACGGGTTTGCGGTACTGCCGGAATTCCAAGGAAAAGGATACGGAAGGAAGGCACTGCAGGAAGCGGTGCGGGTGGAAACGAGCCTGGGACAGCGTGTGTATCTGGATGTCCAGCCTGAAAATGAAAAAGCGCTATCTCTATATACCTCCATTGGCTTCATTAAAGAAAGTCAGCAGGATTATTACCTTTATTCCAATTAA
- a CDS encoding DHA2 family efflux MFS transporter permease subunit — MDSKNTAAAAVDTSNIKAMPIIISFLIAGFIGMFSETALNIALQNIISDFGISPSTAQWLTTGYLLTLGVLVPVSGLLLQWFTTRQLFLTSLVFSIIGTLIAAIAPSFSLLLIARVVQAVGTALLLPLMFNTILNIIPPHRRGRSMGLIGLVIMFAPAVGPTLSGLIIDELTWHWIFWISLPFLIIAIIFGAFFMQNVTELKKPKIDILSIVLSTIGFGGVVYGFSHAGEGGGWGDPVVIVAIAVGVLSLILFSVRQLRMEQPMMNLNAFRYPMFVVGLLLILVSMMVMLSSMILLPLYLQTSLALTPLVAGLTMLPGGVINGLLSPVMGGLFDKFGPRFLVTPGLIIVTLVMFGFSGISLETSTGYIVGLHIALMIGISMIMMPAQTNGLNQLPPNLYPDGTAIMNTLQQVAGAIGTAVAISIMTAGQERYMEDAANPQDPATAIQAFTEGVQSSFIFGIIAAIVGIVISFFIRRVKVDHQAD, encoded by the coding sequence ATGGATAGTAAAAATACAGCTGCAGCAGCTGTAGATACAAGCAATATCAAGGCTATGCCAATCATTATTTCATTTTTGATTGCTGGTTTTATCGGGATGTTCAGTGAAACTGCGCTGAATATTGCGCTTCAGAATATCATCAGTGACTTCGGTATATCACCTTCGACGGCTCAATGGCTGACTACAGGTTATCTATTGACGCTTGGTGTACTTGTGCCGGTTTCTGGTTTGCTCTTACAATGGTTTACGACTCGGCAGCTATTTCTCACATCTTTGGTGTTCTCCATCATCGGTACGTTAATCGCTGCAATCGCACCATCCTTTTCACTGCTGCTGATCGCCCGTGTTGTGCAGGCAGTTGGGACGGCACTGTTGCTTCCGCTCATGTTCAACACGATATTGAATATCATCCCGCCGCATCGACGCGGCAGATCCATGGGATTGATCGGTTTGGTCATCATGTTTGCACCTGCAGTCGGGCCGACGCTTTCAGGCCTGATCATTGATGAATTGACTTGGCATTGGATTTTCTGGATTTCACTTCCGTTTTTGATCATTGCCATTATTTTTGGAGCATTCTTCATGCAAAATGTCACCGAATTGAAGAAGCCAAAAATCGATATCCTGTCCATCGTCCTGTCGACCATTGGATTTGGCGGCGTAGTCTACGGCTTCAGTCATGCCGGTGAAGGCGGCGGATGGGGTGATCCGGTCGTCATCGTTGCGATTGCCGTCGGTGTCTTGAGCCTGATCTTATTCTCTGTCCGCCAGCTGAGGATGGAACAGCCGATGATGAACTTGAATGCCTTCAGGTATCCGATGTTCGTAGTAGGTTTGTTGTTGATCTTGGTGAGCATGATGGTCATGCTTTCGTCCATGATCCTGCTGCCGTTGTATTTGCAGACATCATTGGCGCTCACTCCGCTGGTTGCCGGTCTGACCATGCTTCCGGGCGGTGTCATCAATGGATTGCTTTCCCCTGTGATGGGCGGCCTGTTCGATAAATTCGGGCCAAGATTCCTTGTGACGCCTGGTCTTATCATCGTCACATTGGTTATGTTCGGTTTCTCCGGCATTTCACTGGAAACGTCCACTGGTTACATCGTCGGTTTGCATATCGCTCTGATGATTGGTATTTCCATGATCATGATGCCGGCTCAGACAAATGGTCTGAACCAGCTTCCTCCTAATTTGTATCCGGATGGAACAGCCATCATGAATACATTGCAGCAGGTTGCCGGTGCAATCGGCACAGCTGTAGCGATTTCCATCATGACAGCTGGACAGGAAAGATATATGGAAGATGCAGCCAATCCGCAAGACCCGGCTACCGCTATTCAAGCTTTCACAGAAGGTGTCCAAAGTTCCTTTATCTTTGGTATCATTGCTGCGATTGTCGGTATTGTAATCAGCTTCTTCATCAGACGAGTGAAAGTGGATCATCAAGCGGATTAA
- a CDS encoding TetR/AcrR family transcriptional regulator, protein MKKKESTKEIILRTASELFQRQGYHGTGLNQIIEESGAPKGSLYYHFPNGKEEIAVEAIRLMKEHVLEGAARDLEAKDTAAEAFQYHICKIASEFEKKHQMEGVQIGLIASETAATHEALRNSCQHAYADWQSLYTDRLIAFGYEKEMAKELAVTINALVEGAAILALTSTSGSPLYCVAKQLPSLLKK, encoded by the coding sequence GTGAAAAAGAAGGAAAGTACAAAAGAAATCATCTTACGTACCGCTTCGGAGCTTTTCCAGCGGCAGGGTTATCATGGCACGGGCCTGAATCAAATCATTGAAGAAAGCGGTGCTCCCAAGGGATCGCTCTATTATCACTTCCCGAATGGAAAGGAAGAGATCGCCGTTGAAGCAATCAGGCTCATGAAGGAGCATGTCCTGGAAGGAGCTGCGAGGGATTTGGAAGCCAAGGATACGGCTGCAGAGGCATTTCAGTATCATATCTGCAAGATCGCTTCCGAATTTGAAAAAAAACATCAAATGGAAGGTGTGCAAATCGGGCTGATTGCGTCTGAGACTGCAGCAACGCACGAAGCACTGCGAAACAGCTGTCAGCATGCCTATGCGGATTGGCAGTCATTATATACAGATCGATTGATCGCCTTCGGCTATGAAAAAGAAATGGCGAAAGAATTGGCCGTTACGATAAATGCCTTGGTGGAAGGAGCAGCTATCCTGGCGCTCACGAGTACTTCGGGAAGTCCGTTGTATTGTGTCGCGAAACAGCTTCCGTCATTACTTAAAAAATAA
- the chrA gene encoding chromate efflux transporter, whose amino-acid sequence MTNNQKKASTLIEIFLVSLRLGCTSFGGPIAHLGYFQEAYVRSKKWLDAQAYANLVALSQFLPGPASSQVGIGIGIIRGGILGGIVSFIGFTLPSVLLLMLFAFFLGQMNMADAGWIQGLKLVAVAVVAHAVLGMSQKLTATPAAKGIALGALVLTLIWPHQFAQLLAILIAAVAGYILLHPDQGDKEAASLHIAIDKRIGAICLALFFILLAGLPVLRTITDNSFVIMADSFYRAGSLVFGGGHVVLPLLEREFVPTGLISQQDFLAGYGAAQAVPGPLFTFAAYLGTVLYGWQGGLLATIAIFLPAFLLLIGALPFWTSLQRNAGFRKAFAGINAAVVGILISAFFIPIWSTTIHSASDIALAAIFYSLLAFWKVPAWIIVIIGAISGIVL is encoded by the coding sequence ATGACGAATAACCAAAAGAAAGCATCAACTCTCATCGAAATTTTTCTCGTTTCCCTTCGCTTAGGCTGTACATCATTCGGCGGACCGATTGCCCATCTGGGTTATTTCCAAGAAGCATATGTACGCAGCAAAAAATGGCTGGATGCACAGGCATATGCCAATCTGGTTGCCCTGAGCCAGTTCCTGCCCGGTCCCGCCAGCAGTCAAGTCGGCATCGGGATCGGCATCATAAGAGGAGGGATATTAGGAGGGATCGTCTCATTCATCGGCTTTACCCTGCCTTCTGTCCTCCTGCTCATGTTGTTCGCCTTCTTCCTCGGGCAAATGAATATGGCGGATGCTGGATGGATTCAGGGGCTGAAGTTAGTTGCTGTTGCCGTCGTCGCTCATGCTGTATTGGGGATGAGTCAAAAGCTTACCGCAACTCCTGCAGCGAAGGGGATTGCATTGGGGGCTCTCGTGCTTACACTTATATGGCCCCATCAATTCGCACAGCTGCTGGCTATATTGATCGCAGCCGTTGCTGGGTATATTCTGCTGCATCCTGATCAAGGCGATAAAGAAGCTGCCAGCCTGCATATCGCTATCGATAAAAGAATCGGTGCCATCTGCCTTGCTTTATTCTTCATTTTATTGGCAGGCCTGCCTGTGCTGCGCACGATCACAGACAATTCTTTTGTTATCATGGCCGATAGTTTCTATCGGGCCGGTTCACTCGTATTCGGAGGCGGTCATGTTGTCCTTCCTCTCCTGGAACGTGAATTCGTCCCAACCGGATTGATAAGTCAGCAAGACTTCCTTGCCGGTTATGGTGCTGCCCAGGCAGTGCCCGGACCTTTATTTACATTTGCTGCGTATCTCGGCACTGTCCTCTACGGCTGGCAGGGTGGATTACTAGCGACCATCGCCATTTTCCTCCCGGCCTTTCTGCTCTTGATCGGTGCTTTGCCATTTTGGACGAGCCTGCAGCGAAACGCCGGCTTCCGCAAGGCGTTTGCTGGAATCAATGCTGCTGTCGTCGGGATATTGATCAGCGCTTTCTTCATTCCCATTTGGTCAACAACCATTCACAGCGCCTCCGATATTGCCCTGGCAGCCATTTTCTACAGCCTGCTTGCTTTCTGGAAAGTTCCTGCCTGGATCATTGTAATAATCGGCGCCATCAGCGGTATTGTGCTATAG
- a CDS encoding MFS transporter translates to MGKYRFRAIGMLIAMACASCGDWLYLIALNLKVYKQADQSAAAVAILYMIKPAAGLLMNSWAGSMIDRLDNRKLMIMLYFIRIFGITGMMMADSLWQIYVLVFFVAAAGTIFEPASLPYITGLIEKRHWQKFNSYRAIADGSGFVLGPAAAGILVGMGSVEAALIMNILLLLAAAVICIALPSVKAVLEEKNEWKWLRIWKEDWSLIIDYSKKFAMLTFLLLLFSCITVMTAAVDSMEVAFTAEAIGLSEAAYGLLVSIAGIGFISGSVLLAAVTRHFRSIQLLVYGTAAGASGYLLFAFSKDFIPASVGVFMLSGALAFANAGYVTYMQERIPVGQMGRMLSMYQSVEALLIIGMTAALAAINQVIGVAAAVQTGCLIMLLLAILLGIVGFKGNVKNEG, encoded by the coding sequence ATGGGTAAATACCGTTTCCGTGCCATTGGAATGCTGATTGCAATGGCTTGTGCATCCTGTGGGGATTGGCTGTATTTGATTGCTTTGAATTTGAAAGTGTACAAGCAAGCTGATCAGTCTGCGGCAGCTGTCGCGATCCTTTATATGATCAAACCTGCAGCAGGGCTGCTGATGAACAGCTGGGCAGGAAGCATGATTGATCGGCTGGATAATCGAAAGTTGATGATCATGCTGTACTTTATAAGGATTTTTGGGATAACAGGGATGATGATGGCCGATTCCCTTTGGCAAATCTATGTACTGGTATTCTTCGTTGCAGCAGCTGGAACTATTTTTGAGCCTGCGAGTCTGCCCTATATAACAGGGTTGATCGAAAAACGGCATTGGCAGAAATTCAATTCCTACCGGGCTATTGCGGATGGAAGCGGCTTTGTATTAGGTCCGGCAGCGGCGGGAATCCTGGTCGGCATGGGGTCCGTCGAGGCTGCATTGATCATGAATATACTCTTGCTGCTGGCGGCGGCTGTCATTTGCATTGCTTTACCATCTGTCAAAGCTGTCTTGGAGGAAAAAAACGAGTGGAAATGGCTGCGGATTTGGAAAGAGGATTGGAGCCTAATCATCGATTACAGTAAGAAATTTGCCATGCTGACATTCCTGCTTCTTCTGTTCAGCTGCATTACCGTCATGACCGCAGCTGTCGATTCCATGGAGGTAGCTTTTACCGCGGAAGCGATTGGGCTTTCAGAAGCCGCATATGGCTTGCTTGTAAGTATTGCTGGAATCGGTTTTATCTCTGGCTCTGTCCTGCTCGCTGCTGTCACCCGACATTTTCGATCGATCCAATTGCTCGTATATGGTACGGCAGCAGGGGCTTCGGGTTATTTGCTGTTCGCTTTTTCGAAGGACTTCATTCCAGCGAGTGTCGGTGTGTTCATGTTATCCGGGGCGCTGGCTTTTGCCAATGCTGGTTATGTGACCTATATGCAGGAACGTATTCCGGTCGGGCAGATGGGTCGCATGCTAAGTATGTACCAATCGGTTGAAGCCCTGCTGATCATCGGGATGACAGCAGCCTTGGCCGCCATCAATCAGGTGATTGGCGTGGCAGCGGCGGTACAGACGGGCTGTTTGATCATGCTGCTGCTTGCCATTCTGCTGGGAATCGTTGGTTTCAAGGGGAATGTGAAGAATGAAGGTTGA
- a CDS encoding NAD(P)/FAD-dependent oxidoreductase: MAKNIVILGAGYGGVLAAQTVRKYYSKAQANVTLINKTPTHQIITELHRLAAGSISEQAVAMPVTKLLKGLDVDFKVATVESFNVDKKEVVLEGGSTLSYDALVVGLGSKTAYFGIPGLEENSLVLKSVDDANKVFNQIQDKIKAYAASKNPADGTILIGGGGLTGVELVGEIADKLASYCLPLGVDPKEIKLQLVEAGPKILPMLPQHLIDRAQSSLEKRGVEFLLGLPVTNVEGNVVELKDGQKIETNTFVWTGGVQALPMVAESGLETDRGRATVNEYLQSKSHQDVFVVGDSAVYFGEDGRPWPPTAQIAWQMGELVGYNLFAYLEGKTMESFSPINSGTLASLGRKDAVAFVGANQTPLKGLPATMMKEASNIRYLTHVKGLFSLAY, from the coding sequence ATGGCAAAGAATATCGTTATTTTAGGCGCCGGTTACGGCGGAGTCTTAGCCGCTCAAACCGTACGTAAGTATTACAGCAAAGCACAAGCGAACGTAACACTTATCAATAAAACACCGACACACCAAATCATCACGGAACTTCACCGTCTTGCAGCGGGCAGCATTTCCGAGCAAGCAGTGGCAATGCCTGTGACAAAGCTTTTGAAAGGTCTGGATGTAGACTTCAAAGTCGCAACAGTGGAAAGCTTCAATGTCGATAAGAAAGAAGTTGTCCTTGAAGGCGGCAGTACCCTTTCTTATGACGCTTTGGTAGTAGGTCTTGGAAGCAAGACTGCTTACTTCGGCATCCCTGGATTGGAAGAGAACAGCCTTGTCCTGAAATCCGTAGACGATGCAAATAAAGTATTCAACCAAATCCAAGATAAGATCAAAGCATATGCAGCTTCCAAAAACCCTGCAGATGGAACGATCCTTATCGGTGGCGGCGGTTTGACTGGTGTCGAACTGGTTGGCGAAATCGCGGACAAGCTTGCTTCTTACTGCTTGCCTCTTGGTGTGGATCCAAAAGAAATCAAGCTTCAGCTTGTTGAAGCTGGTCCGAAGATCCTACCAATGCTTCCGCAGCATCTTATCGATCGCGCACAATCCAGCTTGGAAAAACGCGGCGTGGAATTCTTGCTTGGCTTGCCTGTAACGAACGTGGAAGGCAATGTCGTGGAATTGAAAGATGGTCAGAAAATCGAAACAAACACATTCGTTTGGACTGGCGGCGTACAAGCCCTTCCAATGGTGGCAGAGTCCGGCTTGGAAACTGATCGCGGGCGTGCGACTGTTAACGAATACTTGCAGTCCAAGAGCCATCAGGATGTCTTCGTTGTCGGTGACAGTGCGGTATACTTCGGTGAAGACGGTCGTCCTTGGCCGCCAACAGCACAAATCGCTTGGCAAATGGGCGAGCTAGTAGGTTATAATCTATTCGCTTACCTTGAAGGCAAAACAATGGAAAGCTTCAGCCCGATCAACTCCGGTACACTTGCAAGCCTTGGCCGCAAGGATGCCGTAGCGTTCGTCGGTGCTAACCAAACACCATTGAAAGGTCTTCCAGCAACAATGATGAAAGAGGCAAGTAACATTCGCTACTTGACTCACGTCAAAGGTCTATTCAGCTTAGCTTACTAA
- a CDS encoding DUF1641 domain-containing protein has translation MSETNESVSQRQQDLVDQLLKPEVQESLTSLIEQLPKINELVNALTASYDFAHSVATDDVLKSDTVNAITEVLHPVTDSVKTVAQTAIEAKDRAESSNETIGLFGLLRLMKDPQAQKMFRFVQSYLEVANEKERQKQK, from the coding sequence ATGTCAGAAACAAACGAAAGTGTTAGCCAGCGCCAACAAGATCTAGTTGACCAATTGCTAAAACCTGAAGTGCAAGAATCATTGACTTCCCTGATCGAACAGCTGCCGAAAATCAATGAACTTGTGAATGCTTTGACTGCTTCTTACGACTTTGCACATTCTGTAGCAACAGATGATGTGTTGAAATCCGATACAGTTAATGCAATTACAGAAGTGCTTCATCCTGTGACGGATTCTGTGAAAACAGTCGCCCAAACTGCAATCGAAGCAAAGGATCGTGCGGAATCAAGCAATGAAACAATCGGTCTGTTCGGTTTGCTTCGTCTGATGAAGGACCCGCAAGCACAGAAGATGTTCCGTTTTGTTCAAAGCTATTTGGAAGTAGCGAACGAAAAAGAAAGACAAAAACAAAAATAA
- a CDS encoding transporter — MMYNENDDKQNQQRQIQFPGGPGFGGPGFGGPGFGGGQGGFPFGPPPGAGGQQGQFGPPPGPPPSQIPQLQSVSGGPSTFAVDPGGIRFCLFRYTYIELENGQRFWYYPVFVGRTSIAGFRWRPQQFRWQYFGIDLRRIAAFSC, encoded by the coding sequence ATGATGTACAACGAAAACGATGATAAGCAAAACCAGCAACGGCAGATCCAGTTTCCAGGCGGACCTGGATTTGGCGGTCCCGGCTTCGGCGGTCCGGGTTTCGGAGGCGGGCAAGGCGGCTTTCCATTCGGACCTCCCCCAGGAGCAGGCGGACAGCAAGGACAATTCGGGCCGCCTCCCGGGCCGCCTCCATCCCAAATTCCGCAGCTGCAGTCAGTGAGCGGCGGTCCATCTACTTTCGCAGTAGATCCAGGCGGAATCAGATTTTGCCTTTTCCGGTACACTTATATAGAGCTTGAAAACGGACAGCGGTTCTGGTACTACCCAGTATTTGTGGGCCGCACCTCCATTGCTGGTTTCCGCTGGCGGCCGCAGCAGTTCCGCTGGCAGTATTTTGGTATCGACCTTAGAAGAATCGCTGCATTCAGCTGCTAA
- a CDS encoding TRAP transporter large permease — MTSVALAGIVLFALFFLLIFFGVPIAISIGLSTLAAGAMLLPFDEILMVVSQQFIAGIDSFVLLSLVFFTLAGSIMNTGGIAQRLINLAKLLAGRLPGSLAHTNVIGNTLFGALSGSAIASAATMGKIMAPMQKKEGYDPSYSAAVNVASAPAGLIIPPSGTPILYSVLSGGTSIGALFIAGYVPGILMSILIMATAFIVAKRKGYAVSEPIRFSQAAKVILDAIPSLLLIVIVIGGISFGVFTATEGAAVAILYAVVLCLIYRSLKWKDVPIILRDTVIFSGVILLLIGASSAMSWILSYSKLPQVVSSGILQISDSPMILILIMVLLLLLVGTFMDIAPALLIFTPILLPIALELGVHPVHFGMIMSMGLAIGTITPPVGTVLFIGAKVGNVTIEQVTKPLLLFYIPVILAFLAVAYIPALSLWLPELMGVLDK; from the coding sequence ATGACGAGTGTGGCTCTTGCGGGTATTGTTTTGTTCGCGCTTTTCTTCCTGCTCATTTTCTTTGGTGTTCCAATCGCAATCAGTATCGGCTTATCTACATTGGCTGCCGGGGCTATGCTGCTGCCATTCGATGAAATATTAATGGTCGTCTCGCAGCAGTTCATCGCTGGAATCGATAGCTTTGTCCTGTTATCACTTGTCTTCTTCACATTGGCTGGAAGCATCATGAATACAGGAGGGATTGCACAGCGGCTGATCAATTTGGCGAAATTGCTGGCCGGACGCCTGCCTGGTTCCCTGGCGCACACAAATGTCATTGGTAATACTTTGTTCGGTGCCTTGTCGGGATCAGCCATCGCATCAGCTGCCACAATGGGAAAAATAATGGCGCCGATGCAGAAGAAAGAGGGCTATGACCCAAGCTATTCGGCAGCTGTCAACGTAGCTTCTGCGCCAGCAGGGTTGATCATTCCGCCGAGCGGCACACCAATCTTATATTCAGTCCTGAGCGGGGGGACCTCGATCGGTGCCTTGTTCATTGCTGGTTATGTGCCAGGGATACTAATGTCCATCTTGATCATGGCCACAGCTTTCATCGTTGCCAAGCGGAAAGGATATGCAGTCTCCGAACCGATCCGTTTTTCCCAGGCAGCCAAAGTAATCCTGGACGCCATCCCGAGTCTGCTGCTGATCGTCATCGTCATCGGCGGCATTTCGTTCGGTGTCTTTACCGCGACAGAGGGAGCGGCTGTGGCTATTCTCTATGCAGTGGTGCTTTGCTTGATTTACAGAAGCCTGAAATGGAAAGATGTCCCCATAATATTGCGGGACACGGTCATTTTCTCAGGTGTCATCTTACTGCTTATCGGGGCTTCATCAGCAATGTCCTGGATACTGTCCTACTCCAAGCTGCCGCAGGTGGTCAGTTCAGGCATCCTTCAAATCAGTGACAGTCCGATGATATTGATATTGATAATGGTATTATTGCTGCTGCTTGTCGGAACATTTATGGATATCGCCCCAGCTTTGCTCATCTTTACACCGATTCTTTTGCCGATTGCATTGGAGCTGGGTGTTCATCCTGTTCATTTCGGAATGATCATGTCTATGGGGCTGGCAATCGGTACAATCACGCCGCCGGTAGGTACTGTACTCTTTATAGGTGCGAAGGTAGGAAATGTCACAATCGAACAAGTGACCAAACCGCTTCTGCTCTTTTATATTCCGGTCATTCTAGCCTTTTTGGCAGTCGCCTATATTCCGGCGTTAAGCCTCTGGCTGCCAGAGCTCATGGGTGTGCTTGATAAATGA
- a CDS encoding TRAP transporter small permease: MEKVRYWIDKCILLVTCTLTVFLVAGAIWQVFTRFVLQNPSVFTEEVLRFSFIWVGLLGASYAFGVKEHIALTFLMSKWKNAKDKKAAELVIEVTVLLFMVIVFIAGGTQLMLASMTQTSPVLGLPMGYVYAALPLSGLLSVYYIVTNRFMARKEAARGRDAA, from the coding sequence GTGGAAAAAGTACGGTATTGGATAGATAAATGTATTTTGCTGGTGACGTGCACATTGACTGTCTTCCTGGTTGCAGGGGCGATCTGGCAAGTCTTCACTCGCTTTGTCCTGCAGAATCCGAGCGTGTTCACAGAAGAGGTACTGCGCTTTTCCTTCATCTGGGTCGGGTTGCTCGGTGCCAGTTATGCATTCGGTGTGAAGGAGCATATTGCACTGACATTCCTGATGTCCAAATGGAAAAATGCCAAGGATAAAAAAGCAGCCGAGCTGGTCATCGAAGTGACGGTACTGCTGTTCATGGTGATTGTCTTTATTGCAGGAGGCACGCAGCTGATGCTTGCTTCCATGACACAGACTTCACCGGTCCTGGGGCTGCCGATGGGTTATGTATATGCTGCGCTGCCATTATCCGGCTTGTTGAGTGTCTATTACATCGTCACGAACCGATTCATGGCACGTAAGGAAGCTGCCCGGGGGAGGGACGCAGCATGA